The proteins below come from a single Triticum aestivum cultivar Chinese Spring chromosome 5D, IWGSC CS RefSeq v2.1, whole genome shotgun sequence genomic window:
- the LOC123121497 gene encoding uncharacterized protein isoform X1 codes for MGKKEAREAASRPSTIGFTRPPPAPVQNGVRKGFVVLNLDGTPEDVRISWRATVGVQIVVFQFNARPISIWSRSQKKLHVAAIWTLLSYLHFGGKWLCAVIHGPSGYLDGYTTQSTGEGLRVKENMSDKKGSRGIYIERSELLPWDGGYMYAAKCRVGHLGLINSFSSIYKTVQGIGPELKDQTVISHGETLILHISEAGRSDILFSFIDSNFISGCLLGNDLLYSARHWRSKSEKPLRKMEEVYSPELADKSKGRMINQGAPRSEGRRIAKFADKKKGNMADEGAKLVDKKGRIADEEKEYGVELEEELSVLEDIRLLHRPNYTRELFCLDKMVVHLAAGRPVSNALEEYLRPRASDPDSEYLVTPFSKFSRSQEEKKKETNPDIEKTTSDMKRLRAKLSDNLHKSLNAVPNVNMAVNRAGIANLGNTCYASCTLQSLHSIGELKSALYSYPDDVQVNEDQKSHNLTIATRNMFHELDQNTGTVQPQHFLQTLRESSPQFKEKEGDGYRQQDAAECWTLLVNTISSTLTTQASDPASAPIKNIFKIDLLERHHCTANGEDKEYKNSVYDLKCSISDRVHHLNEGLKLLLKNSVRACWYPRRKANKNEK; via the exons GGGTTTGTTGTATTAAATCTGGATGGCACTCCCGAAGACGTAAGAATAAGTTGGCGTGCCACTGTCGGCGTACAGATTGTGGTGTTTCAATTCAACGCCAGACCGATATCAATTTGGTCACGAAGCCAGAAGAAGTTGCATGTTGCCGCAATCTGGACACTTCTTAGTTACTTGCATTTCGGAGGGAAATGGCTTTGTGCAGTAATTCATGGGCCATCTGGCTACCTAGATGGATACACAACGCAAAGCACAGGAGAAGGTCTCAGAGTAAAAGAAAATATGTCTGATAAGAAAGGATCTAGAGGAATATACATAGAAAGGTCTGAGTTGCTTCCATGGGACGGTGGCTACATGTACGCTGCGAAATGCCGTGTTGGACATTTGGGTTTGATAAACTCATTTTCAAGCATCTATAAGACTGTTCAAGGCATTGGTCCCGAGCTTAAGGATCAGACAGTGATATCCCATGGAGAAACACTCATCCTCCATATCTCAGAGGCAGGAAGGTCTgacattttattttcttttatcgaTAGCAATTTCATCTCCGGATGCCTCCTGGGCAACGACCTTCTTTATTCCGCCAGACACTGGAGGTCGAAATCTGAAAAACCACTGCGCAAAATGGAGGAAGTATATTCACCTGAGCTTGCGGATAAGAGTAAAGGAAGGATGATAAATCAAGGAGCCCCCAGGTCTGAGGGTAGGAGGATAGCTAAGTTTGCTGATAAGAAGAAAGGAAATATGGCAGATGAAGGAGCAAAGCTGGTAGATAAGAAGGGAAGGATAGCAGATGAAGAAAAAGAATATGGAGTTGAGCTTGAGGAAGAATTGTCTGTTCTCGAAGACATCAGACTGCTCCATAGGCCGAATTACACACGTGAATTGTTCTGCCTGGATAAGATGGTTGTACATCTTGCTGCAGGGCGCCCGGTGAGCAATGCATTAGAAGAATATCTGAGGCCCCGGGCGTCAGATCCGGATTCAGAGTATCTTGTCACGCCATTCAGCAAGTTTAGTCGTTCCCaggaggaaaagaaaaaagaaactaaCCCAGACATTGAGAAAACAACTAGCGACATGAAACGCCTGCGTGCTAAGTTGTCAGATAATCTGCATAAAAGCCTAAACGCCGTACCCAATGTTAACATGGCAGTAAACAGAGCAGGCATTGCAAATCTTGGAAATACATGCTACGCAAGTTGCACTTTGCAATCTCTGCATTCGATTGGGGAACTCAAATCTGCATTGTATAG CTATCCAGACGATGTGCAGGTTAATGAGGATCAAAAATCACATAATTTGACTATTGCCACGCGAAACATGTTCCATGAGCTTGATCAAAATACTGGTACTGTTCAGCCCCAGCACTTCTTACAG ACGCTACGGGAATCATCCCCACAGTTCAAAGAAAAGGAAGGTGATGGGTACAGGCAACAG GATGCCGCGGAATGCTGGACACTTTTGGTGAATACAATTTCATCGACTCTTACAACACAAGCAAG TGATCCAGCAtctgcaccaataaaaaatattttcaagattGATCTTCTGGAgag GCACCACTGCACAGCGAATGGTGAGGATAAAGAATACAAAAATTCAGTTTATGATCTGAAGTGTTCTATCTCTGATCGTGTACATCACCTCAACGAAGGACTTAAGCTC CTACTTAAAAATTCAGTTCGAGCGTGCTGGTATCCGAGAAGGAAggcaaataaaaatgaaaaat GA
- the LOC123121497 gene encoding uncharacterized protein isoform X2: MGKKEAREAASRPSTIGFTRPPPAPVQNGGFVVLNLDGTPEDVRISWRATVGVQIVVFQFNARPISIWSRSQKKLHVAAIWTLLSYLHFGGKWLCAVIHGPSGYLDGYTTQSTGEGLRVKENMSDKKGSRGIYIERSELLPWDGGYMYAAKCRVGHLGLINSFSSIYKTVQGIGPELKDQTVISHGETLILHISEAGRSDILFSFIDSNFISGCLLGNDLLYSARHWRSKSEKPLRKMEEVYSPELADKSKGRMINQGAPRSEGRRIAKFADKKKGNMADEGAKLVDKKGRIADEEKEYGVELEEELSVLEDIRLLHRPNYTRELFCLDKMVVHLAAGRPVSNALEEYLRPRASDPDSEYLVTPFSKFSRSQEEKKKETNPDIEKTTSDMKRLRAKLSDNLHKSLNAVPNVNMAVNRAGIANLGNTCYASCTLQSLHSIGELKSALYSYPDDVQVNEDQKSHNLTIATRNMFHELDQNTGTVQPQHFLQTLRESSPQFKEKEGDGYRQQDAAECWTLLVNTISSTLTTQASDPASAPIKNIFKIDLLERHHCTANGEDKEYKNSVYDLKCSISDRVHHLNEGLKLLLKNSVRACWYPRRKANKNEK; the protein is encoded by the exons GGGTTTGTTGTATTAAATCTGGATGGCACTCCCGAAGACGTAAGAATAAGTTGGCGTGCCACTGTCGGCGTACAGATTGTGGTGTTTCAATTCAACGCCAGACCGATATCAATTTGGTCACGAAGCCAGAAGAAGTTGCATGTTGCCGCAATCTGGACACTTCTTAGTTACTTGCATTTCGGAGGGAAATGGCTTTGTGCAGTAATTCATGGGCCATCTGGCTACCTAGATGGATACACAACGCAAAGCACAGGAGAAGGTCTCAGAGTAAAAGAAAATATGTCTGATAAGAAAGGATCTAGAGGAATATACATAGAAAGGTCTGAGTTGCTTCCATGGGACGGTGGCTACATGTACGCTGCGAAATGCCGTGTTGGACATTTGGGTTTGATAAACTCATTTTCAAGCATCTATAAGACTGTTCAAGGCATTGGTCCCGAGCTTAAGGATCAGACAGTGATATCCCATGGAGAAACACTCATCCTCCATATCTCAGAGGCAGGAAGGTCTgacattttattttcttttatcgaTAGCAATTTCATCTCCGGATGCCTCCTGGGCAACGACCTTCTTTATTCCGCCAGACACTGGAGGTCGAAATCTGAAAAACCACTGCGCAAAATGGAGGAAGTATATTCACCTGAGCTTGCGGATAAGAGTAAAGGAAGGATGATAAATCAAGGAGCCCCCAGGTCTGAGGGTAGGAGGATAGCTAAGTTTGCTGATAAGAAGAAAGGAAATATGGCAGATGAAGGAGCAAAGCTGGTAGATAAGAAGGGAAGGATAGCAGATGAAGAAAAAGAATATGGAGTTGAGCTTGAGGAAGAATTGTCTGTTCTCGAAGACATCAGACTGCTCCATAGGCCGAATTACACACGTGAATTGTTCTGCCTGGATAAGATGGTTGTACATCTTGCTGCAGGGCGCCCGGTGAGCAATGCATTAGAAGAATATCTGAGGCCCCGGGCGTCAGATCCGGATTCAGAGTATCTTGTCACGCCATTCAGCAAGTTTAGTCGTTCCCaggaggaaaagaaaaaagaaactaaCCCAGACATTGAGAAAACAACTAGCGACATGAAACGCCTGCGTGCTAAGTTGTCAGATAATCTGCATAAAAGCCTAAACGCCGTACCCAATGTTAACATGGCAGTAAACAGAGCAGGCATTGCAAATCTTGGAAATACATGCTACGCAAGTTGCACTTTGCAATCTCTGCATTCGATTGGGGAACTCAAATCTGCATTGTATAG CTATCCAGACGATGTGCAGGTTAATGAGGATCAAAAATCACATAATTTGACTATTGCCACGCGAAACATGTTCCATGAGCTTGATCAAAATACTGGTACTGTTCAGCCCCAGCACTTCTTACAG ACGCTACGGGAATCATCCCCACAGTTCAAAGAAAAGGAAGGTGATGGGTACAGGCAACAG GATGCCGCGGAATGCTGGACACTTTTGGTGAATACAATTTCATCGACTCTTACAACACAAGCAAG TGATCCAGCAtctgcaccaataaaaaatattttcaagattGATCTTCTGGAgag GCACCACTGCACAGCGAATGGTGAGGATAAAGAATACAAAAATTCAGTTTATGATCTGAAGTGTTCTATCTCTGATCGTGTACATCACCTCAACGAAGGACTTAAGCTC CTACTTAAAAATTCAGTTCGAGCGTGCTGGTATCCGAGAAGGAAggcaaataaaaatgaaaaat GA